A genomic segment from Thermoplasmata archaeon encodes:
- a CDS encoding UPF0147 family protein — protein MADKVKQITDVLDMLAEDTSVPRNIRKGATDAKARLLDTKEPMDVRATGAIVILDDLANDPNIPMHGRTLIYQVMSQLEMISQGN, from the coding sequence ATGGCAGACAAAGTCAAACAGATAACAGACGTTCTCGACATGCTCGCAGAGGATACATCCGTACCCCGTAACATCAGGAAAGGTGCGACGGACGCCAAGGCCAGGCTCCTCGATACGAAGGAACCTATGGATGTCCGCGCAACCGGAGCCATCGTCATCCTTGACGACCTGGCCAATGACCCCAACATCCCCATGCACGGAAGGACGTTGATCTACCAGGTCATGAGTCAGCTCGAGATGATCAGTCAGGGAAACTGA